TATTCGCAACGCCACAGCATCGAACATTTACGTTACGAAGCGGCGGCAATGGCCGAACTGATGAAACCGGACTTAATCGATCCCGGTTACATGAACAAAGGCCGGTGGCAACACATTGCGCAAACCTATCATCAACTCGGACTGCTACCGGAAAATTTCGATGTGGAAGCCATGCTCTACTTTCCCGACAGCGAAGCCGATCTGAGCAAGTTGAGAACAACGCTGTATTACGGCGCGGTGGGATTGGCGCTAATGAGCCTGCTGTCGGTCGTCCTGTTTCGTTTCTACCGTCGGGCCAGCATCAATGAAAATCGGCTGAATACCATGTTCGAGCATGCACCGTTGAGCCTGATCGTACTCGACGAACGTTGCCTTATCAAAAGCTGGAATACGGAGGCGGAAAAGACCTTTCTTTGGCGCAGCAGCGAGATGCTGGGTAAAAATATCATGAGCATCGTTGCACCCCATTACTGCGCGGATGTGGAGCAAAAACTGGCCGAGGTGATTCGCCGGCATAAAGTGGTACGCTGCGAAAATCTCAACCTCAGGCGAGACGGTAGCGAAATTCTGTGCGAATGGCTGAATGCGCCGTTTCAAGACGCCAAGAATCGCGCCAACTTTATTCTTTGTATGGCACGCGACATCACCGAACAGAAGCATCTGGAGCAGCAATTGGAACAGGCCGCGCATTACGATCAGCTCACGTCCCTGCCTAACCGGGCGCTCATATTAGAGCTGATCAAGCAATCGCTGGCTGTAGCGGCTCGCCAAAAAACCAAGCTTGCAATTCTGTTCCTGGACTTAGACGGCTTTAAAGCCGTCAACGACCGCCTCGGCCACAACATCGGAGACATGTTGTTGCAAGCCACGGCCAAGCGCCTGTCACACGTCATCCGCAACTGCGACTATGCGGGCAGATTGGCCGGCGACGAGTTTTTAGTCATTTTGCAGGACATCGGCGGGCGAGAAAACGCGCAACGCGTCGCTGATATTTTGCAGCGTACGATCGCCAAACCGCTGACGCTCAATTCTCATCCTGTTACGGTCACCGCCAGCATTGGCATCAGTCTTTATCCGGATGACGCTGACGATATCGATCTGTTGATTAACGAAGCCGATCAGAATATGTACCAGGCAAAACGCGGCGAATTGGACTAAGTTTTCGGGGCAAAATTGAGATCGTTCGCGCGGTGCTTCCGCGCTGGTTTTGAGACTACCCTGAGCAACAAGTTGCCTTTGTCGCTGCCATCGAACCAGGCCACGATTTGGTAAACGGACGTTGGTCGAAGTTAGTCCGGATACCCGCGAAAAAATTTCTCGTGGAGACAGGGAAGCTTCCGGCAGTACTTTTGGGTGGCCCGAAAGTCTTTAAACCTACGAACCCCTAACTCGGTAAAAATTAAGCAATGATCATACGATACGCTGTAAACGGCGACGCTAGAGCTCTGTTGAGTTTGTTTTCCAAGTTGGATTACGAGTCTGATTTCATGCTGTTCGAGCCGGGAGAACGCCAAACCACAGAGTCGGAACAAGCGGCCATTATCGAAGCTTTTGCCAATACTGGCGGCCGCTTCATGTTCGTCGCCGAAACGGCGGACGAATTGGTCGGATTTTGCGTGCTGGTGGGCAACCAACAACGCCGCAGCGCCCGTATGGCCTCCCTGGTGGTCGGGGTCGCACAAGCCCATTGGCGGCGAGGCGCGGGTGCAAAGCTGATGGCAGCCGCTATCGAACAAGCCGTTGCCAGCGGCATCTCGCGTATCGAACTGACCGTACGCACTGACAACGTCGCGGCATTGGCGCTGTACCGGAAATTCGGCTTCGCGATTGAGGGCGTCAGAACCGGCTCGCTCGAGATAGGCGGCCGGCTATTTGACGAATATTACATGGCGAGAGTCTGACAATGCCCCGCTCCCGCAAATCGTGGTCGCCTTGTTCGACCATTACGCACCTTATGCGGAAGCCGAAATAAACCGGTCGCGTTACCCTTTAATAGCCGGCTCGGCATCCTGCGCCACAAAGCCGAGCGAAGTTTCACGGCCGGGCTCGGTTACCGCAACCCAACCTCCATTTTCTGCCGCAACGTTTCCAAATATTCCGGACCGACCGCGAGTTCGTGCGCCGAATCCTTCAGCGCGACTTTATACACTTCGTTCTCGCCCGGCCGCGGCCGCAAGCTGCGCACTTGGCGGATGTTCACCAAATGGCTGCGGTGGATTTGTAACAAGCCCAGCCCTGGGTATTTGTGCTCCCACTCCTTCAGTGCGCCGTAAACCCCGTCCAAAGCCGTGCCGTTACTGAGCTGGATGCGCAAACTGTTGGCGGCGTTGTTTTTGGCGATAAATACGATTTCGCGCGGGTCCACGTATTCGACATGGGTTTCGCGTTCGTCGAAGCGGTTAACGATGCGGTGGCGGATTTTGATACGTTGCGGCAGCGGGTCGGCGCCGAATACCGCCCGTGCCGCTTGGCGCCGAATCCAGCTCAAGGCTTCGTCGACCTTAGCGTCGTCCAGCGGCTTTAACAGATAGTGGGCCGGATGCAGCCGGTGCGCCTCGACGGCGGTTTGCGGATGGCCGGTGATAAATACGATCCACGGTGCGGCCGGCAGATTGTTGATGGCATATGCCAGATCCAGCCCGGCGCGTTCGCCTTCGGTCTGGATATGGATGTCCAGAAACACGCCGCCGATTTGCTCCCGCTGCAAAGCGGCCCAAGCCTCGCGGGCGTTGGCGGCTTCGGCGACCGGCTCGAAATCCGGATGCCGGCGCCGCAAAATATCTTTCAGTTCGTCGCGCGCCAGATATTCGTCGTCGACCAGCAATACGCGTTGTGTGGCTACCATGTGGCGGTCCTCTTCGGAATGGTCAATATGACTTCGGTACCGTGGCCCGGCCAACTGTTGATGGCCAGGTTGGATTGGCGCGGAAAGGCCAATTTCAGGCTGCGCTTGAGCTGGTACAGGCCGCTACCGTTGCCGGCCGCGGACTCGACCGGCCGGCTGCCCAGTTCTTTCAGGCGCGGTGCGGCGATGCCGCAACCGGTATCGCTGACCCGCAACGTCAACGTTTCGCCGTGGTCGACGCCGATGATGTCGATTTTCAACGGCCGGTTTTGGCCTTGCATACCGTGCAGCAAGGCGTTTTCGGCCAGAGTTTGCAGGCAACGCGGCGGCAACTGGCACGGCAACAGTTGCGGCGAGATATTGCGTTGAAATTGAAACGCCTCCGGGAAACGTAGGCGTTGGAAATCCAGATAGCGTTCGACCTGGGTAATCTCCTGTTGCAGCGAGATCGAATTGGCGCCGGTATTGGTGCGGGTGTCGTCCAGAAACCGCGCCAGCTTGACGACGTACTGCGCCGCGGCGTCGGGATCGCGCCGGATCAAGGCCTTGATCGCATTCAATGTGTTGTTCATGAAATGCGGTTCGATTTGCGCGTTCAATGCCCGCAGTTCGGCCTGGCGGGCCTGATTGGCCAGACGGTCGCGCTCCAGATCCTGCATCACGAACAAAAACAGCAATAGGCCGAAGGTATTGACGACCGCCACCGGCAGCGCGGTTTCCACCACTAACGCCAGCGCGTCGGCATAGGGCGATACCAGCGCCAACAGCACCGCTTTCTGCATCAGCGTCCCCACCAGGGCGATGAAAGCGGCGCCGCGCAGGCGTCTGGCCAATACCGGCCAGAATCGAACCGCCAATCCGGCCCAAACCCCTTGCAGCACGGTCGCCGCTGCGCTGGCTTCGCCGGCGAAACCGCCCAACAAGTAACGTTCGCCGCCGGCAGCGACGCCGGCGCCGAAACCGATCCAGGGCCCGGCCGTAACGCCGGCCGCCAACACCATCAAGTCGCGGAAGCCGATCACAGCCTGCGAATGCTTCAGCGCATCCGACAACTCGGCCGGCCAGGCAATATGCTTGCCCAATTGGTGAACGTCCAGCAAGAAACCGCTGTGGGTGCCGATCATCGCGAAGATGCCGAAAAACGCCGAACAGACCAAGCGGTTGCGCCACAGGTGGCTGTCGCCGCGCAAGGCTTGCCTGAGCCAGTCGATCCGGATCGATACGTGCGCGGCAATCAACACCACGCAGACCCGTTGCGACAGTTGCGCGGTATTGTCCAGCCAGTGGAACAGCATGTCGCTGCCGATTGGATAGTGCATGGCTTGTCCGTGTTTTGCATGTTAATGGCTATTCCGTTCCCGGTCCCCGGCATCGCGCCGGGCCAAAATCGGGTTACGACTTCACCAAAGCCGGCTTAACGCAACATTAAAACCCGACCGGGGCTCGCCTTCCGCTGCCGGCAAGGCCGCTTCCGGATTTCGCCACCGTTTCCCGGCGTTTGAACATCGATTGCCGCCTTTTGGCCGGGTCGCGCTGGCGTTGGGCTGCCGTTGGGAAATACTGCTGGCGCGGCTGAGACAAAACGCCGGGTACGCGACAAAACCGGCAAACGCGGGGCGAAAAGTGGCCGCAGCACAGCAACCTATATCGGAGGCACCATGACACGTTTATTACTTTTGTTGTTTTCGCAACTGCTTCTCGCCGAGTTCGCGCAAGCGCAGATTTCTCAGCCATCGCCGCAGCGGCCGCTATTCGCAGAACCCCTGCAATGCGCAGCGTTCAGCCCTTACGTCGGCAACCTGACGCCGGAGTATGGTCCGCCGCCGTCCAGGCAGCTAATCGACGGTTTGCTCGATCAGTTGATCGAACAAACGCCGTTCCGCTGCATCATGACTTACGGCGTCATCAACGGCCTGGGGCAAGTGTTCGCCTCGGCCCAAGCGCGGCACTTAAAAGTCATCGCCATCGTTTGGCTGGACAGGGATGCGGCGATGAATACCCGCTCCATCGTGGCCGGCATCGATACCGCCAAATCCTATCCAGACACGATTATCGCGTTGAGTTGCGGTTCGGAGGTCCGCACCCGCCACGGCAATCGTTTCGACGGCGAAATTTTGCGCTGCATCGACAGTTTGCGCCAGGCCGGCGTCCGCCAGCCGATCACGACCATCGATACCTGGTGGGAATGGTGCGACCGCAGCCTGAACTGCCGGCCGACCCTGTTTGCCGACAAAGTCGATTGGATAGGGACCAATATTTTTCCGTGGTGGGAGAACAAGTTTTCGCCGATCCATACCTGCACCAGCGCCGAACAGGCCGCCGCTTTCCATATCGCTCGGGTCGAGGAACTGCGCCGGACCTACCCCGGCAAAGACGTCGTCATCACCGAATTCGGCTGGCCGAACGGCCCGGCCGGAGGCTCGGAAAGCAACCGCCATACCGGCCAACGTTGCGGCATCGCCAATCCGGAAAATCAGGCATTGGTCGTGCGCACCACCTTCGAGAAACTGGCGGAACGCGGCTGGTCCGGTGTCGTGTTCGAAGCCTTCTCCGAAAACTGGAAACCGGGCAGCGAAGGCCTCTTCGGCAGTTTTTGGGGGCTGTGCCAAGGTCTCGAGCCTTATACCTGCCAACGGCCGTTCGCCGCATTCCGGCCCTGAGACTAGCACGCCCGCAACGGTTCAGCCAAGCCGGCCGCCATAACTGCCGCCGGCCATCGGCGAGTGGCGCGGCGAAACCAATTTTTACGGCATATCCCGCAACGGCCGAGGCATTTGCCTCAGCCGGTCTGGCCGTTAACCCGCACAAGCCGCAATGGTACGTTTGGTATAAATAATGCTCGTCAACCAAGTCCAGTTACTTGATATTGCACCGGCATGACATTATTTGGCGACAAGCTCGCACCCGCTCCCGATTTGACCGCCTTTTTCAACGAACGCCATGAGCAGTTGACCAACTATCTGTACTACATGGTCCACTCCCGCGAAAATGCCGAGGAACTGGCCCAAGAAACCTACTTTCGATTTTTAAAACAGACCCCGCAAGCCGCCATCCTCGATCTGAATGCCTTTCTGTTTACTATCGCCAGTAATCTGGCCCGCGACCATTTACGCGCGGCCAAGCGGGACCAGGAGCGCGAATTCGTAGCCTTGGACGATAACATGCCCGACCATAAATCCGACCCGGAGGCCGTTATCGCCAAGCGTTGCGTCGAACAACAACTGCAGCGCGCGATCGCCAGCCTGCCGAACAAAACCCGGGAAATCTTTTTGCTATACCGGGCCGACGAACTCAGTTACAAACAAATCGCCCTCCGCCTGAACATCTCCGAGCGTAACGTCGAACACCACCTGCACCAGGCGCTAATGCAGTGCAGAAACTTTTTGACAAAACCATGAACGCTGCTTAAATGGCCGAACCGCTATCGCCGCCGTTTCCGCCAGTCCAATCGGAGTTCCCCCCATCGAGCCTCACACGCCTTTACCCGAACAGGAAGACCTGTTCGCCGCCGCCAGCGGCTGGTTTTTTCGCTTGCGCGCCGACAACGCCGATAAGCAGCAACGCGAAGCCTTCGTCGCTTGGCTCAACGTCTCGCCGCAACACGCCGCGGCCTGGGATGCCGTGCAACTCCTGTTCGCCGAACTGGAAGCGCCGGCCAAAGCCTTGCGGGCCGAACATGCCGGCGATGCCGGCCCGACGCCGAGCCGCAACCTACACTCCGCCAACGTCAACCGCCGCAAACGGCTTCTGGTGCGGATACCGGCTGCGGCAGCCGCCAGCCTGTTGTTGCTGGCCGGAGTGCTGCAGTCGGATTGGTGGCAAAACCGACAGGCCGATTACCATACCGTCGCCGGCGAACAACGCCGGATTGCGCTGGCGGACGACTCGACAGTGGTATTGAATACCGATACAGCGCTGAAGGTATCGTTGCAGGCGAACCAGCGCCGCGTCGAATTATTGCGCGGGGAAGCCTACTTCCAAGTCGCACACGCCGCGGAACGCCCTTTTTGGGTAATCGCCGGCGATACCCGCGCCAAAGTGACCGGCACAGAATTCGCCGTTAAACGGGCCGCCGCGGAAGTCAGCATCAGCGTGGCCGAGGGGCGAGTGGAAACCAGCACGGTCCGCAATACCGATCCGATTTTGGCCTTGGCGCCGGGCCAGACCGCCGTTTACCGCGACGGCCGGGCCGCCGGCCTGGAACCGGTCGATTTGAGCCGCAGCCTGGCTTGGCAGCAGGGGCGCATCGTATTCGTACAAACGCCGTTGGCCGAAGCGGTCGAAGAGCTGAACCGTTACCGCGGCGACAAGCTGGTGTTGACCGATCCGGCGCTAGCCCGGCGGCCGATCACCGCGGTATTCGCCGTCGACCGTCCGGATGACGCCGTTTCGGCACTGGAACAAACACTGAATGTCCGCGCCCGCCGGCTGGCCGGTTTTTGGGTGTTGCTGGGCTGACGCCGGGCACGCATATGCCCCAGATTCCCGGGCATAATCCGGCAGGCCCGCTTACAGCTGCGCCGCCCGGAGACCGAACAACGGCCTGGCATCACTTGTTATTGCCGGCATTGCTGGCTCTGCCGGCTTACGACGCAGTGGCCGGCAGCGTGCTCGACGTTGACTTCGCCTGCCATATCGCGGCCCAGGCTTTGGATCGGGCGCTGGTCGAATTCTCGCTGCAATCCGGACTGCAGATCGTTGCTGACGGCCAACTGACGGCGGGCCTGAATTCGTCCGGCGCCAGCGGCCGGCTGAAGCCGAGCCAAGCATTGGCAAAAATTCTGGCCGGCAGCGGTCTTGGTTTTACGATTAACGCCGACAACAGCGTTCTGCTGCATCATGCGGCAACCGCCGCGACTGGGGATGCCAGCCTTCCCGACTTCACCGTGGTCGGCAGGCGCACCGTGCCGCCGGGCAATCCGGCGAATCAGGATTACCGGCTGCAGAATTCCGTTACCGCCACTAAAACCGACACTGCGCTGATGGAAACGCCGTTTTCGGTAGCGGGCGTTACCCGGCAGGTCTTGCTCGACCGCCAAGCCGTTCGCCTCGACCAGGCGCTGCAACTGGTTGCCGGCGTGTTGCCGGAGGCGTCGAGCGCCTTGCTGCGCGACAGCTATACCATGCGCGGTTTCAGCACCGGTAACGGCATTTTGGCCTACCGCGACGGCAGCCCGTTCCCACAAGCCTATTCCAACGGTTTTTCCAGCAAACGCGACCCGGCCAATCTGGAGCGGCTGGAAGTACTGAAAGGCCCCGGCTCGATCCTGTTCGGCCGCGCCGAACCCGGCGGCATCGTCAACATGGTCACCAAGCAGCCTTCGGCCAAGCCGTATTACGCTGTGCAGCAGCAGTTCGGTTCGTTCGACTATTACCGGACCAGCCTCGACGCCACCGGTCCGGCCGCTAGCAGCGGCAATGTGCTCTACCGTTTCAACGCCGCTTACGAAAATGCTGGCTCGTTTACCGACTTCGTCGCCAGCGACCGCTTGTTTGTCGCTCCGGTGTTGAAATGGCAACCGAACTCGCGCAGCCAGTTCACTGCGGAATTCGAATATCAGAGGTTCGACGAATCGCCCGGAGCGGCAATTCCGCCGCTAGGCAATCGCCCGGCCGCGGTAGCCCGCAGCCGTAACACCGACGAGCCGGATTTCCTGGCCAATCGCGGCTACCGGATGTTGGCCGGCTTTAATTGGTCGCACGAATTCAACGATTTTTGGCAACTATCGCAACGTTTTTACTACCACTCGATTCGCGCGGAGATCGAAAATTCCTTTTTTACCGGTCCGGCCGATGCCGCCGGCAATATCCAGCGCGGCCTCGGTCGGCAGCAGCCCCGTTCGGACAATTTCTTTACCTCGCTGCAGCTAACCGGCCGCGTCGCCGCGGCGGGGCTGAAACATACGCTACTGTTAGGCGGCGATTACTACCGCGCCGACGATAGCGATCCGTTCGACGTGCGTTTTTTACCGGGCAGCTTCAACGTCTTCGCTCCGGTCTATAGCCCTATCGGCTTCGACGGCATCGATTCCGCCCGCCGAACCTTTTTTGCCGTCGACACCAGCACGTCCTGGTTCGGTTTGTACCTGCAGGACCAGATCGAAATGCCTTACCGGGTGTTTGTTTTGGGCGGTTTGCGTTTCGATCAAGCCAACCAGTTAGACCGCTTGCTGAACTCGATCGCAGGCGACGAACACCGAGTCAGTCCGCGCGGCGGCCTGTTGTGGCGGGCGTTGCCCGAATTGTCGCTTTATGCCAATTACAGCGAGAATTTCGGCGCTCAGAACGGCCGCAACGGCGCCGGCGAGATGTTGCCGGCGCAAACCGCGCAGCAATGGGAGCTGGGAGCCAAGACCGAGTTGGCAAACGGCAAATTTTTCGCCAGCGCCGCTTATTTCGATCTGAGCAAACAGCATGCGGCCGTGTCGGACCCGGTCAATCCGCAACTGTCGACGGCCATCGGCGCGGCGCAAAGTCGCGGCGCGGAACTGGAAATCAGCGGCGAACCGTTACCGGGCTGGCGCATCGTCGGCGGTTACAGCTATTTGATGTTTGCCGAAATCGTTCGCGATACCGGCGGCAGCAACGGCAGCGGCGACCAGGGCCACCGGCTGCCCAACGCTCCGCGCCACTCGGGCAGCCTGTTTACCAGCTTCGAATTCCAGAGCGGCCCGTTCGCACATTTGAAACTGGGCGCCGGCTGTAATGCCGTCGGCCAGCGCCAAGGCAATCAAGCCAACGACTACCAGGTTCCCGGGTATGTGTCGGCCAACGTGATGGCGGCCTATTCGCTGAAACTCGGCCATAGCAAGCTGACCGCGCAACTGAATGTCGAGAACGCGTTCGACAAGTATTATTTCGTCGGCAGCAACACCGGCTACGATATTTTCTTCGGCGCGCCGCGCACGTTTCTCGGCGCATTCCGCGTCGAGTATTGACCCCGCCTTCGCTAACCCCGCAATACGCCGTCCGATACATTCCTAAGTTCCGGATCAATCGACAGCCGCTCGCCGGCACAAACGCTTTGTAAAAAAAAATTTTGGGACTTTCCCGGTCGCCGTCGTCCTTAACGATGACGGCCAGCTACAGGCCGTTTCGGGATAAGCGCGCAATCCGCTGCCGACCGTTCGGCAATTTAGCGGCGTTAGGCGCTTAACCCGCGTCACGGACGACGGCAAAGCCACACCCGCCGCGAGACGGGGCCGGAAAGCCATGGGGTCTGTTTCAGACAGCCCGGTTGCCGCTCGGACGACCGAGGACGAGGCCGATAGCCGGAAGGCTATCGATACCGCAATCCCAACATCAAGGCATACAAACTATGACTATCTCTAAAGCGCAATCGAATCCGCGGCATCGCTTCGGTGCCGCAGCGGGTTCGGGTTTCGACAGAAAAATCCCGTTAGCGCTGTTACTGGGCGCCATATCGTCGACGCCGGCCACGGCGCACATCATCCCGGTCAATTTCGGCACCTTCGATGGCGCCTCGGCCGTGGCGCCGATTTCGTTGAACAGCGGGGCGGTCGGCAACTACGGCTGGGCCGACGGCGCCGACGCCGATTGGGCCGACACCCATAAACTGGCGGCGTTTGCGTTTACCTTGACCGGCCGCGCCAATGTCCTGCTGCAGTTCGATAAGAAAGCGAATGCGTTCGGCATTAACGGCATGGTTCCCGGCTTTTCTCTCTACTTGGGCTCGCCCCACTCGGGTGCCGTCGGTTCCGACCACGACTATTCGGTGGGGTCGGAATTGCTCAGGGTCGCCGATTGCGTCGCGACACCGGGCTGCACGGCGACGGAAGGTTCCTTCAGATCGCTAACCAGTTGGAATATCACCAACGACCCCGATCCCGGCGCCGCATCGCCCAGCCGTTTCGAATACATAGGCAGCGCCTACGACGGTAGCCAGACCTTGCCGGCCGCCAATTCGCCGTTAGCGGACGGCAACGCCTACCCGATTCCCGGCGGCGACGGCTTGCAAGACGGATCGGTATCCAAGTTGTTCAGCAATCTGGCACCCGGCAGTTACACGGTATTTGTCGGCGGCGCGGTCTATACCAGCCAGGCCAACAATGCCAACCGAGGCGTATTGGGCAGCTTCAGCCTGACGCCGGCCGCGGTACCGGTGCCGGGTGCGGTCTGGCTGTTCGGCAGCGCGCTGGCATTGTTTGGCGCCGCTAAAAAACGCAAAGCGCGGCCGCTCTAACAGGCTACTCGGCTAGTCGCTATGTCCGCTCACGCCGGACCGGCATTACTCGATTAAAAATCTTTAAAGGAATTACACATGAGTTCTCCAACATTACCCGCTTCCGTCCTGAAACTGCGCGCCGCACTGGCCTTGGCCGTATGCGGCTGTCTGGCCGCCCCGGCCCACGCCGCCGACTATGGTTTTACCGACCTCGGCACCGCCGGCGGTCCGTATTCATCTGCCAACGCGATCAATAACGCTAACCAAACCACCGGCATCAACAGCCTGGGCACGCCCAGCGAAGACCAGGGTTGGGTTCTTTCGCGCTGGAACGGCGCCACGCTGAACCTGATCTCCGATCCGGGCCGTTTCAACGGTGGTTGGGCCATCAACTCGGCCGGAACCATAGCCGGCGGCTCGTCTCGTGCCTTCGTCGGCTATATCCACGCGGCAGTCTGGAACGGCAGCACCCGAACCGATTTGAACGATTTGGGCGGTGCGACCGACCCGAACGATAGACGTTGGAGTATAGCTACCGGCATCAACGACGCCGGCCAAGTGATCG
Above is a window of Methylomonas koyamae DNA encoding:
- a CDS encoding LytS/YhcK type 5TM receptor domain-containing protein → MHYPIGSDMLFHWLDNTAQLSQRVCVVLIAAHVSIRIDWLRQALRGDSHLWRNRLVCSAFFGIFAMIGTHSGFLLDVHQLGKHIAWPAELSDALKHSQAVIGFRDLMVLAAGVTAGPWIGFGAGVAAGGERYLLGGFAGEASAAATVLQGVWAGLAVRFWPVLARRLRGAAFIALVGTLMQKAVLLALVSPYADALALVVETALPVAVVNTFGLLLFLFVMQDLERDRLANQARQAELRALNAQIEPHFMNNTLNAIKALIRRDPDAAAQYVVKLARFLDDTRTNTGANSISLQQEITQVERYLDFQRLRFPEAFQFQRNISPQLLPCQLPPRCLQTLAENALLHGMQGQNRPLKIDIIGVDHGETLTLRVSDTGCGIAAPRLKELGSRPVESAAGNGSGLYQLKRSLKLAFPRQSNLAINSWPGHGTEVILTIPKRTATW
- a CDS encoding TonB-dependent siderophore receptor, with the translated sequence MPQIPGHNPAGPLTAAPPGDRTTAWHHLLLPALLALPAYDAVAGSVLDVDFACHIAAQALDRALVEFSLQSGLQIVADGQLTAGLNSSGASGRLKPSQALAKILAGSGLGFTINADNSVLLHHAATAATGDASLPDFTVVGRRTVPPGNPANQDYRLQNSVTATKTDTALMETPFSVAGVTRQVLLDRQAVRLDQALQLVAGVLPEASSALLRDSYTMRGFSTGNGILAYRDGSPFPQAYSNGFSSKRDPANLERLEVLKGPGSILFGRAEPGGIVNMVTKQPSAKPYYAVQQQFGSFDYYRTSLDATGPAASSGNVLYRFNAAYENAGSFTDFVASDRLFVAPVLKWQPNSRSQFTAEFEYQRFDESPGAAIPPLGNRPAAVARSRNTDEPDFLANRGYRMLAGFNWSHEFNDFWQLSQRFYYHSIRAEIENSFFTGPADAAGNIQRGLGRQQPRSDNFFTSLQLTGRVAAAGLKHTLLLGGDYYRADDSDPFDVRFLPGSFNVFAPVYSPIGFDGIDSARRTFFAVDTSTSWFGLYLQDQIEMPYRVFVLGGLRFDQANQLDRLLNSIAGDEHRVSPRGGLLWRALPELSLYANYSENFGAQNGRNGAGEMLPAQTAQQWELGAKTELANGKFFASAAYFDLSKQHAAVSDPVNPQLSTAIGAAQSRGAELEISGEPLPGWRIVGGYSYLMFAEIVRDTGGSNGSGDQGHRLPNAPRHSGSLFTSFEFQSGPFAHLKLGAGCNAVGQRQGNQANDYQVPGYVSANVMAAYSLKLGHSKLTAQLNVENAFDKYYFVGSNTGYDIFFGAPRTFLGAFRVEY
- a CDS encoding FecR family protein, which translates into the protein MFAAASGWFFRLRADNADKQQREAFVAWLNVSPQHAAAWDAVQLLFAELEAPAKALRAEHAGDAGPTPSRNLHSANVNRRKRLLVRIPAAAAASLLLLAGVLQSDWWQNRQADYHTVAGEQRRIALADDSTVVLNTDTALKVSLQANQRRVELLRGEAYFQVAHAAERPFWVIAGDTRAKVTGTEFAVKRAAAEVSISVAEGRVETSTVRNTDPILALAPGQTAVYRDGRAAGLEPVDLSRSLAWQQGRIVFVQTPLAEAVEELNRYRGDKLVLTDPALARRPITAVFAVDRPDDAVSALEQTLNVRARRLAGFWVLLG
- a CDS encoding GNAT family N-acetyltransferase; its protein translation is MIIRYAVNGDARALLSLFSKLDYESDFMLFEPGERQTTESEQAAIIEAFANTGGRFMFVAETADELVGFCVLVGNQQRRSARMASLVVGVAQAHWRRGAGAKLMAAAIEQAVASGISRIELTVRTDNVAALALYRKFGFAIEGVRTGSLEIGGRLFDEYYMARV
- a CDS encoding exo-beta-1,3-glucanase yields the protein MTRLLLLLFSQLLLAEFAQAQISQPSPQRPLFAEPLQCAAFSPYVGNLTPEYGPPPSRQLIDGLLDQLIEQTPFRCIMTYGVINGLGQVFASAQARHLKVIAIVWLDRDAAMNTRSIVAGIDTAKSYPDTIIALSCGSEVRTRHGNRFDGEILRCIDSLRQAGVRQPITTIDTWWEWCDRSLNCRPTLFADKVDWIGTNIFPWWENKFSPIHTCTSAEQAAAFHIARVEELRRTYPGKDVVITEFGWPNGPAGGSESNRHTGQRCGIANPENQALVVRTTFEKLAERGWSGVVFEAFSENWKPGSEGLFGSFWGLCQGLEPYTCQRPFAAFRP
- a CDS encoding RNA polymerase sigma factor, with amino-acid sequence MTLFGDKLAPAPDLTAFFNERHEQLTNYLYYMVHSRENAEELAQETYFRFLKQTPQAAILDLNAFLFTIASNLARDHLRAAKRDQEREFVALDDNMPDHKSDPEAVIAKRCVEQQLQRAIASLPNKTREIFLLYRADELSYKQIALRLNISERNVEHHLHQALMQCRNFLTKP
- a CDS encoding LytR/AlgR family response regulator transcription factor, producing the protein MVATQRVLLVDDEYLARDELKDILRRRHPDFEPVAEAANAREAWAALQREQIGGVFLDIHIQTEGERAGLDLAYAINNLPAAPWIVFITGHPQTAVEAHRLHPAHYLLKPLDDAKVDEALSWIRRQAARAVFGADPLPQRIKIRHRIVNRFDERETHVEYVDPREIVFIAKNNAANSLRIQLSNGTALDGVYGALKEWEHKYPGLGLLQIHRSHLVNIRQVRSLRPRPGENEVYKVALKDSAHELAVGPEYLETLRQKMEVGLR
- a CDS encoding diguanylate cyclase domain-containing protein; the protein is MARVLLFWLLLSGPAVSAAEPDKVTLQLKWKHQFQFAGYYAAKEKGFYREAGLDVNIVEAETGTDAVSEVAAGRAQFGVGTSELILNRYRGANIRVLGVIFQHSPLSLITLASSGIDHVHKLVDRKVMIEANSAELFAYLYQEGFTPRAFALQHHSQDLNDLLSGETDAMSVYVTDELYELKRQRIAYNQFSPNMSGIDFYGDNFFTLDSELQTKPERVKAFREATLRGWRYAMQNPEELVQLIYQQYSQRHSIEHLRYEAAAMAELMKPDLIDPGYMNKGRWQHIAQTYHQLGLLPENFDVEAMLYFPDSEADLSKLRTTLYYGAVGLALMSLLSVVLFRFYRRASINENRLNTMFEHAPLSLIVLDERCLIKSWNTEAEKTFLWRSSEMLGKNIMSIVAPHYCADVEQKLAEVIRRHKVVRCENLNLRRDGSEILCEWLNAPFQDAKNRANFILCMARDITEQKHLEQQLEQAAHYDQLTSLPNRALILELIKQSLAVAARQKTKLAILFLDLDGFKAVNDRLGHNIGDMLLQATAKRLSHVIRNCDYAGRLAGDEFLVILQDIGGRENAQRVADILQRTIAKPLTLNSHPVTVTASIGISLYPDDADDIDLLINEADQNMYQAKRGELD